Proteins encoded within one genomic window of Brachybacterium avium:
- the ftsZ gene encoding cell division protein FtsZ — protein MAGTQISLAVIKVVGVGGGGVNAVNRMIESGLKGVEFIAINTDAQALLMSDADVKLDVGKEITRGLGAGADPEVGKRAAEDHAEEIEEVMRGADMVFVTAGEGGGTGTGGAPVVAKIARSLGALTIGVVTRPFTFEGRRRSTQAESGIASLQAEVDTLIVIPNDRLLSIADKQVSMLDAFKSADQVLLSGVQGITDLITTPGLINLDFADVKSVMQGAGSALMGIGSARGEDRALQAAELAVSSPLLEASIDGAYGVLLSIQGGSDLGLYEVSEAARLVQEAAHPDANIIFGSVIDDALGDEVRVTVIAAGFEGGGPAPRHDIAPQQRPAPRTEQAPAPRAAQPRPAAQEQRPAQGGAAAAPGAWGLPQQAFSPSRSSAAEPETEILDAADSEDEQGAAQGQVAPQPAPRAPEREPARPPHIEEPPSDDDDLDLPSFLK, from the coding sequence GTGGCCGGAACCCAGATCTCACTCGCAGTCATCAAGGTCGTCGGCGTCGGCGGCGGAGGTGTCAACGCTGTCAACCGCATGATCGAGTCCGGTCTGAAGGGCGTCGAGTTCATCGCGATCAACACCGACGCCCAAGCGCTGCTGATGTCCGATGCGGATGTCAAGCTCGACGTCGGCAAGGAGATCACCCGCGGTCTCGGCGCCGGCGCCGACCCCGAGGTCGGAAAGCGGGCCGCCGAGGACCACGCCGAAGAGATCGAAGAGGTCATGCGCGGGGCGGACATGGTCTTCGTGACCGCCGGCGAGGGCGGCGGCACCGGCACCGGCGGCGCGCCCGTGGTCGCCAAGATCGCCCGCAGCCTCGGTGCGCTGACCATCGGTGTGGTCACCCGCCCCTTCACCTTCGAGGGTCGTCGCCGCTCCACCCAGGCCGAGTCGGGCATCGCCTCGCTGCAGGCCGAGGTCGACACCCTCATCGTGATCCCCAACGACCGCCTGCTGTCCATCGCGGACAAGCAGGTCTCGATGCTCGACGCCTTCAAGAGCGCGGACCAGGTGCTGCTCTCCGGCGTCCAGGGCATCACCGACCTGATCACCACACCGGGCCTGATCAACCTCGACTTCGCGGACGTCAAGTCCGTCATGCAGGGAGCGGGCAGCGCCCTGATGGGCATCGGCTCCGCACGCGGCGAGGACCGAGCGCTCCAGGCCGCCGAGCTGGCGGTCTCCAGCCCGCTGCTGGAAGCCTCCATCGATGGCGCCTACGGCGTGCTGCTGTCCATCCAGGGCGGCAGCGACCTCGGCCTGTACGAGGTCTCCGAGGCGGCCCGCCTGGTCCAGGAGGCCGCCCACCCGGATGCGAACATCATCTTCGGCTCCGTCATCGACGACGCCCTGGGCGACGAGGTCCGCGTGACTGTCATCGCCGCCGGCTTCGAGGGCGGCGGTCCGGCCCCGCGCCACGACATCGCCCCGCAGCAGCGTCCCGCCCCGCGCACCGAGCAGGCTCCGGCGCCGCGCGCCGCCCAGCCTCGCCCCGCGGCCCAGGAGCAGCGCCCCGCCCAGGGCGGAGCCGCCGCCGCCCCCGGGGCCTGGGGCCTGCCGCAGCAGGCGTTCTCCCCGTCGCGGTCCAGCGCCGCGGAGCCGGAGACCGAGATCCTGGACGCCGCGGATTCCGAGGACGAGCAGGGTGCGGCGCAGGGCCAGGTCGCCCCGCAGCCCGCACCGCGGGCCCCCGAGCGGGAGCCCGCGCGCCCGCCGCACATCGAGGAGCCGCCGTCGGACGATGACGATCTCGATCTGCCGTCATTCCTCAAGTGA